The proteins below are encoded in one region of Candidatus Binatia bacterium:
- a CDS encoding biotin--[acetyl-CoA-carboxylase] ligase → MPEPKALNPDEIRNGLGSRRLAKKIHYFSEIDSTNRFAFKRAQEGGEEGEVVIAESQTQGKGRMGRNWFSPPSLNLYLSVILKPKLPPASASQLTLMAAVALAETVQSFLATPPSIKWPNDILVGGKKLAGILTESSCETDRVHFVVIGIGVNLNLPAESISEALRERATSLLILTGKPIDRTLFAGQLINDLDRCYGELEDKGFPWIAGRWEGFFDLRNRKVAVEIADQRLSGIARGIDGDGALILEEESGALRKIIAGEVIPIES, encoded by the coding sequence ATGCCGGAGCCCAAAGCGTTAAACCCGGACGAGATCCGGAACGGGCTTGGGTCTCGGCGGCTGGCAAAGAAAATTCACTACTTCTCAGAGATCGACTCCACTAATCGCTTCGCCTTCAAGCGCGCTCAAGAGGGAGGGGAGGAGGGCGAGGTCGTTATCGCCGAGAGCCAGACGCAAGGCAAAGGGCGCATGGGGCGAAACTGGTTCTCGCCTCCTTCTCTCAACCTCTACCTCTCCGTAATCCTCAAGCCGAAGCTCCCACCGGCCAGCGCGTCGCAGCTCACGCTCATGGCCGCGGTCGCCCTCGCGGAGACCGTGCAATCCTTTCTCGCGACGCCGCCGTCGATCAAGTGGCCCAACGATATCCTGGTCGGCGGAAAGAAACTGGCCGGGATCCTGACCGAGTCCTCTTGCGAAACGGATCGGGTTCACTTCGTTGTCATCGGCATCGGCGTCAATCTTAACCTGCCGGCTGAATCGATTTCCGAAGCGCTCCGCGAGCGCGCCACGTCGCTGCTCATCCTGACGGGAAAGCCGATCGACCGGACCCTATTCGCGGGGCAATTGATTAACGACCTAGACAGATGCTATGGGGAATTGGAGGATAAGGGATTTCCCTGGATCGCTGGTCGCTGGGAGGGCTTCTTCGACCTCCGGAACCGAAAGGTAGCGGTGGAAATAGCGGATCAGCGTTTGTCGGGGATCGCCAGGGGAATCGACGGCGACGGCGCCCTGATTTTGGAAGAGGAGAGCGGCGCGTTGAGGAAAATTATCGCGGGCGAGGTTATTCCGATCGAATCGTGA
- the nadC gene encoding carboxylating nicotinate-nucleotide diphosphorylase: MDIVVTPQIEQLVRCALEEDIGAGDITTLSTVPWEARGKGLFRAKRDGVVAGLILIEKIFSYLDAGVKVRRLCRDGESVKQGTVVAEAEGPIRALLMGERTALNFLQRLSGTATLTRSYVDAVKDFPCKIIDTRKTTPGFRTLEKYAVRMGGGTNHRFGLYDAALVKDNHIVAAGSIAGAVRQVREQSPFMAKVEVECENLGQVREALEAGADVIMLDNVNPKEMAEAVRLINKRAWVEASGGITIETLREVAATGVDFISVGALTHSAPAVDFNMKVTAVK, encoded by the coding sequence ATGGATATTGTCGTTACGCCGCAGATCGAGCAGCTTGTCCGGTGCGCCCTTGAGGAAGACATCGGCGCGGGGGATATCACGACCTTGAGCACGGTTCCATGGGAGGCGCGGGGCAAGGGTCTGTTTCGCGCCAAGCGCGACGGCGTGGTCGCCGGCCTGATCCTGATCGAAAAGATTTTTTCTTATTTGGACGCCGGCGTCAAAGTCCGCCGCCTGTGTCGCGATGGCGAGTCCGTAAAGCAAGGAACCGTAGTGGCGGAAGCCGAAGGGCCGATTCGGGCGTTGCTCATGGGCGAAAGAACGGCGCTGAACTTCCTCCAGCGCCTTTCCGGCACGGCGACGTTGACCCGCAGTTATGTGGACGCGGTTAAAGACTTTCCGTGTAAGATCATCGACACGCGGAAGACCACTCCGGGCTTTCGCACGCTGGAAAAATACGCCGTCCGCATGGGCGGGGGCACCAACCACCGGTTTGGGCTTTATGACGCGGCGCTCGTGAAAGACAATCACATCGTCGCCGCGGGGTCGATCGCTGGGGCGGTCCGGCAAGTTCGCGAACAATCACCTTTCATGGCCAAGGTGGAAGTGGAGTGCGAGAACCTCGGCCAGGTGCGCGAAGCTCTCGAAGCGGGCGCGGACGTGATCATGCTCGACAACGTAAATCCGAAGGAGATGGCCGAGGCCGTGCGCCTCATCAACAAGCGCGCCTGGGTGGAGGCGTCGGGCGGGATCACCATCGAAACGCTGCGCGAGGTGGCGGCGACCGGAGTCGATTTCATTTCCGTCGGCGCGCTGACTCATTCCGCCCCGGCGGTCGATTTCAATATGAAAGTCACGGCGGTGAAATAA
- a CDS encoding valine--tRNA ligase: MELPKAYAPQSVEEKWYSRWEEQGYFYADVEEERRAYCITIPPPNVTGELHMGHALQHSVHDVLIRFKRMQGYNALCLPGTDHAGIATQMKVEQELWRQDKKNRWDVGRDEMVQRIWAWTEKYGGAILKQLRALGCSYDWRRTRFTLDDAYHKAVLEAFVRFYRRGWIYRGERMVNWCPQCLTVISDLEVEEVPTQGFLWYIRYPMHEGSGEVVVATTRPETMLGDTAVAVHPEDRRWQPHIGKKVVLPLMDRLIPIVADEYADPKMGSGAVKITPAHDPNDFEVGSRHKLPLVRVIDDDGRMTAEAGRFVGLDRAEARRAVLEALEKGGYLVKRDAYEYNIPTHDKCATIVEPLPKEQWFMNMKPLAESTIPVLERDEVKYFPDRFRGYSIEWLQNIRDWTLSRQLWWGHRIPVWTCRDCNEIMVRVEPSARCAKCRGANLEQDPDVLDTWFSSALWPFATLGWPERSPEMDYFYPTHLLITSREILYLWVARMIMTSLEFVGKIPFHHVLIHPTILTKDGKRMSKSLGTGIDPLELIAMYGADATRFALLYQCSSTQDVRFDADVEDNKVLRSTTTEMCRNFANKVWNASRFVLMNLGAAPVASERPPADENLELADRWILHRLNETIQQATDALENYRFDEYAKRLYEYVWGEFCDWYVEMAKLRLYGSDAVARTKVRQRLVFLLDQILRLLHPAMPFVTEEIWQTLHQGGGSIMIQAYPRSEPSWIQPEIEEKMAFLMEIIRAVRNLRAEMNCPPSKEVKVILFGEDEKLEFLRQQERYLRALARVGAVEYLTEGERPRGAATAVVGEAEIYLPLGDMINLDEEKTRLSRELSRAEEELARVRRKLGNGDFISKAKEEVVRREKEKAEEFEDKIRTLNLSLGRIREVEQAEGKT; the protein is encoded by the coding sequence ATGGAATTACCCAAGGCGTACGCGCCGCAGTCCGTCGAAGAAAAGTGGTACTCCCGGTGGGAGGAACAGGGATACTTCTATGCGGACGTAGAAGAAGAGCGGCGGGCGTACTGCATTACCATCCCGCCGCCGAACGTTACCGGCGAGCTGCACATGGGCCATGCCCTCCAGCACAGCGTTCACGACGTGCTGATCCGGTTCAAGCGCATGCAGGGTTACAACGCGCTTTGTCTTCCCGGCACCGATCACGCCGGCATCGCAACCCAAATGAAGGTCGAGCAGGAGCTTTGGCGGCAGGACAAAAAGAACCGTTGGGACGTGGGCCGGGACGAAATGGTGCAGCGCATTTGGGCGTGGACGGAAAAATACGGCGGCGCGATCCTGAAGCAACTCCGCGCTCTGGGCTGCTCTTACGACTGGCGGCGGACGCGCTTCACGCTCGACGACGCCTACCACAAGGCCGTGCTCGAAGCCTTCGTGCGGTTTTACCGGCGCGGCTGGATCTATCGCGGCGAGCGCATGGTCAACTGGTGTCCGCAATGCCTGACCGTGATTTCGGATCTGGAGGTTGAAGAAGTTCCCACCCAGGGATTCCTCTGGTACATCCGCTATCCCATGCATGAAGGAAGCGGGGAAGTGGTCGTGGCGACCACCCGGCCGGAAACGATGCTCGGCGATACGGCCGTGGCCGTTCATCCCGAGGACCGGCGTTGGCAGCCTCACATCGGCAAGAAAGTGGTCTTGCCGCTGATGGATCGTTTGATCCCGATCGTCGCCGATGAATATGCCGATCCTAAAATGGGCAGCGGCGCGGTAAAAATCACTCCCGCCCACGATCCCAACGACTTCGAAGTAGGCTCGCGCCATAAGCTGCCGCTGGTCAGGGTCATCGACGACGACGGACGGATGACGGCGGAGGCCGGCCGTTTTGTCGGCCTCGATCGCGCTGAGGCGCGGCGGGCGGTCCTGGAGGCGCTGGAAAAAGGCGGTTACCTGGTCAAGCGCGATGCCTATGAGTACAACATCCCGACCCACGACAAATGCGCGACGATCGTCGAGCCGCTGCCTAAAGAGCAGTGGTTTATGAACATGAAACCGCTGGCCGAGTCCACGATCCCGGTGCTGGAGCGCGATGAGGTTAAATATTTTCCGGATCGTTTTCGCGGTTACTCGATCGAGTGGCTGCAAAATATTCGCGACTGGACTCTTTCGCGCCAATTATGGTGGGGACATCGGATTCCGGTTTGGACTTGCCGCGATTGCAACGAAATCATGGTCCGGGTCGAACCGTCTGCTCGGTGCGCGAAATGTCGCGGCGCGAACCTCGAACAGGACCCCGACGTTCTGGACACCTGGTTCAGCTCGGCGCTGTGGCCTTTCGCCACTCTGGGATGGCCCGAGCGTTCGCCGGAGATGGATTACTTCTATCCCACCCACCTGCTCATCACCAGCCGGGAAATTCTTTACCTCTGGGTGGCGCGGATGATCATGACGAGCCTCGAGTTTGTCGGGAAGATTCCGTTCCATCACGTGCTCATTCACCCGACGATACTCACCAAGGACGGAAAGCGAATGAGCAAATCTCTCGGCACCGGGATCGACCCGCTGGAGCTCATCGCCATGTACGGCGCCGACGCGACCCGGTTTGCGTTGCTTTACCAGTGCAGCAGCACGCAGGACGTCCGCTTCGACGCCGACGTCGAGGACAATAAAGTTCTCCGTTCCACGACGACCGAGATGTGCCGCAACTTCGCCAACAAAGTTTGGAACGCCTCGCGCTTCGTTCTCATGAACTTGGGCGCCGCGCCGGTCGCTTCCGAGCGGCCGCCGGCGGACGAGAATCTCGAACTGGCCGACCGTTGGATTCTGCATCGGCTTAACGAGACGATTCAACAGGCGACCGACGCCCTGGAAAACTATCGCTTCGACGAATACGCCAAGCGGTTGTACGAATACGTTTGGGGCGAATTCTGCGACTGGTACGTCGAGATGGCGAAGCTGCGACTGTACGGGAGCGACGCCGTCGCGCGGACAAAAGTCCGTCAACGGCTGGTTTTCCTGCTGGATCAAATTCTCCGCCTGCTCCATCCGGCCATGCCTTTTGTGACGGAGGAGATCTGGCAGACGCTGCATCAAGGCGGCGGCAGCATTATGATCCAGGCGTATCCTCGATCCGAGCCGAGTTGGATCCAACCGGAGATAGAGGAAAAGATGGCCTTTCTCATGGAAATCATCCGCGCCGTCAGAAATCTCCGCGCCGAGATGAACTGCCCGCCTTCCAAAGAGGTGAAAGTCATTCTTTTCGGAGAGGATGAGAAGCTTGAGTTTCTGCGCCAGCAGGAGCGCTATCTGCGCGCGCTTGCGCGCGTGGGCGCGGTCGAATACTTGACCGAAGGCGAGAGACCGCGCGGGGCGGCCACCGCCGTCGTCGGCGAGGCCGAGATCTATTTGCCGCTCGGAGATATGATCAACCTGGATGAAGAGAAGACCCGCCTCAGCCGCGAATTGAGCCGCGCCGAGGAAGAGTTGGCGCGCGTCCGGCGGAAGCTCGGCAATGGAGACTTCATCTCCAAGGCCAAAGAAGAGGTGGTGCGCCGGGAAAAAGAAAAGGCGGAAGAGTTCGAAGATAAAATTCGCACGCTGAACCTGAGCCTCGGGAGGATCCGCGAGGTGGAACAGGCGGAGGGAAAGACTTAA
- a CDS encoding cytochrome c, translating into MKKRWTLALGLALMLAGCEKKSDEPAKAAGEGDPNRGRAVYLANCAACHNPDPSKDGPLGPAIKGASRELIEARVLRGTYPPGYTPKRKTTAMPAQPYLELSIPDLVAFLR; encoded by the coding sequence ATGAAGAAAAGATGGACTCTTGCTCTAGGTTTGGCTTTGATGCTGGCCGGCTGCGAAAAAAAATCGGACGAGCCGGCGAAAGCGGCGGGCGAGGGAGATCCGAACCGCGGCCGGGCGGTCTATCTTGCCAACTGCGCCGCCTGCCACAACCCGGACCCATCGAAAGATGGACCGCTCGGACCCGCGATCAAAGGGGCTTCGCGCGAGCTGATCGAAGCGCGCGTGCTTCGCGGGACTTACCCGCCCGGCTATACGCCGAAGCGAAAAACAACCGCCATGCCCGCCCAACCCTACTTGGAATTGTCGATACCGGACCTGGTGGCTTTCCTGCGCTGA
- a CDS encoding urate hydroxylase PuuD codes for MELWLYFLRWVHFLAGITWIGLLYYFNFVQTPFFAEAEPGVRSAAIQKLVPRALWWFRWGAMGTFIAGLLMYIHYIAQSGVEGFYSTTYGWAITLGGTLGTIMFLNVWLVIWPNQKVVIASATQAAQGGQPIPEAANCGRRAALASRTNVVFSIPMLFYMGARHMPGFGEPTTGSIAGLVVIAGLMIAAIEANALSGLQGSTKKPLDTVSGALWSGFILTVILHLLFVVLFH; via the coding sequence ATGGAACTATGGTTATATTTTCTGCGTTGGGTACACTTTCTTGCCGGCATTACCTGGATCGGACTTTTATATTATTTTAACTTCGTTCAGACGCCGTTCTTCGCCGAAGCCGAGCCCGGCGTTCGAAGCGCGGCGATTCAGAAACTGGTACCGCGCGCGCTCTGGTGGTTCCGTTGGGGAGCGATGGGGACGTTCATCGCCGGACTCCTGATGTACATTCACTACATCGCTCAATCCGGAGTCGAGGGATTTTATAGTACGACGTATGGTTGGGCGATTACTCTCGGCGGAACGCTGGGAACCATCATGTTCCTGAACGTTTGGCTGGTGATTTGGCCTAACCAGAAAGTCGTGATCGCCTCCGCGACGCAAGCCGCGCAGGGAGGCCAGCCGATTCCGGAAGCCGCCAACTGCGGACGCCGGGCGGCGCTTGCCTCGCGCACCAACGTTGTGTTTTCCATACCCATGCTTTTTTACATGGGAGCTCGGCACATGCCGGGCTTTGGCGAGCCAACGACCGGCAGCATTGCCGGACTCGTGGTGATCGCCGGATTGATGATCGCTGCCATAGAAGCGAACGCTCTATCCGGCTTGCAGGGAAGCACGAAAAAGCCCCTCGATACCGTATCAGGGGCGCTCTGGTCGGGATTTATACTGACGGTGATCCTGCACCTGCTCTTCGTGGTTCTTTTCCACTAG
- a CDS encoding LON peptidase substrate-binding domain-containing protein: MSEPASVIPVFPLPNVVLFPKLRLPLHIFEPRYRQMVRDAITHGGLIGMALLRGDWEKDYYAHPEIYGVGCLGKIVGVTPLPDGRYNILLHGLTEYEIEEEVLGETPYRQAKVALRDDLAAVETTAIASLQGEILELARGTIQEEDSPLLKILSDSTIDAATWLNLCCFSFDIAPVEKQSLLEAKSLQERAARLIDVLRFRAAEKLSAFDAFPGSKEGKLPH; this comes from the coding sequence ATGTCGGAGCCGGCGTCCGTAATCCCCGTTTTTCCCCTTCCCAACGTGGTTCTTTTTCCCAAGCTCCGGCTCCCCTTGCACATCTTCGAGCCGCGCTACCGGCAGATGGTGCGCGACGCGATAACCCACGGCGGGCTGATCGGAATGGCGCTGCTCAGAGGCGATTGGGAAAAAGATTATTACGCCCATCCCGAGATCTACGGCGTCGGATGCCTGGGAAAAATCGTCGGCGTTACGCCCTTGCCCGACGGGCGGTACAATATTCTTTTACACGGCTTGACCGAGTACGAAATCGAGGAAGAGGTTTTGGGCGAGACCCCCTATCGCCAGGCAAAAGTCGCGCTTCGAGACGACCTTGCCGCGGTCGAGACGACCGCTATCGCTTCACTCCAAGGGGAGATCCTCGAGCTGGCGCGCGGAACGATTCAAGAAGAGGATTCGCCTCTGTTGAAAATTCTCTCCGACTCTACGATCGACGCGGCGACTTGGTTGAATCTGTGCTGCTTCTCTTTCGACATTGCGCCGGTGGAAAAGCAGAGTCTCCTGGAGGCAAAATCTCTGCAGGAACGCGCCGCGCGTCTCATCGACGTGCTCCGCTTCAGGGCGGCGGAGAAGCTGAGCGCCTTCGATGCTTTTCCAGGCTCGAAAGAAGGCAAGCTTCCTCATTAG
- a CDS encoding polyprenyl synthetase family protein has product MLQQRKRKSPHSAYVADLLKKSQSLAEAVDPFSCVADELELVEENLARSIRSAEQTLTDIAAHLICGGGKRIRPMITLLAFRAFGGKKVEDIVDIATAIELIHTATLLHDDIIDGAETRRGKESAYKKFGLKSTLVAGDFLFIKAFEFAGKFDETVVQWTADACTRLTEGEILQGFFNRNTDVTVDDYLEIVTRKTASLFQTGAKIGIYQAGANSSLVEEMDRYGLNLGIAFQIIDDVLDVIGHKELLGKPTGIDLRDGNPSLPIILAKNAKERAVMEAFECMHPTDEKIRQAIDAIGQGNIIEEARALSRRYAEKALGPVKKLPPSLYRNALKSLIQLITERNF; this is encoded by the coding sequence GTGCTGCAACAACGAAAAAGAAAATCCCCTCATTCAGCTTACGTCGCCGATTTGTTAAAGAAGTCCCAGTCGCTCGCCGAAGCCGTCGATCCTTTCAGTTGCGTCGCCGACGAGCTCGAGCTGGTCGAGGAAAATCTCGCGCGATCCATTCGCTCCGCCGAGCAAACTCTCACGGATATCGCCGCGCACCTGATCTGCGGCGGCGGAAAACGGATCCGGCCCATGATAACGCTGCTGGCCTTCCGCGCCTTTGGCGGCAAAAAGGTCGAGGACATCGTCGATATCGCCACCGCCATCGAGCTGATCCACACCGCCACGTTGCTCCACGACGATATTATCGACGGCGCCGAGACCAGGCGCGGCAAGGAATCGGCCTACAAAAAGTTCGGCCTCAAATCGACCCTGGTCGCGGGCGACTTCTTGTTCATCAAGGCCTTTGAGTTTGCCGGCAAGTTCGACGAGACCGTGGTCCAGTGGACCGCCGACGCATGCACGCGCCTCACCGAAGGCGAGATTCTCCAGGGCTTCTTCAACCGCAACACCGACGTGACGGTCGACGATTACCTTGAGATCGTCACGCGGAAAACCGCCTCTCTGTTTCAGACCGGCGCTAAGATCGGGATCTATCAGGCGGGAGCGAATTCTTCCCTGGTGGAAGAAATGGACCGGTACGGCCTCAACCTCGGGATCGCATTCCAAATCATCGACGACGTGCTGGACGTGATCGGCCACAAAGAGCTGCTGGGGAAACCGACCGGCATCGATCTGCGCGACGGCAATCCTTCGCTCCCGATCATCCTGGCGAAGAACGCCAAAGAGCGGGCCGTGATGGAAGCCTTTGAGTGTATGCACCCAACGGACGAAAAAATCCGCCAAGCCATCGACGCCATCGGCCAGGGAAACATCATCGAGGAAGCCCGGGCGCTTTCGCGGCGCTACGCGGAAAAGGCGCTGGGCCCGGTCAAGAAGCTTCCCCCCTCTCTTTACCGCAACGCGTTGAAAAGCTTGATTCAACTGATCACCGAGAGAAATTTTTGA
- a CDS encoding ubiquinone/menaquinone biosynthesis methyltransferase has protein sequence MSSSERPRAEHVRGIFDRIAGRYDLLNRVISFHLDTYWRKKGAAAALSGGARRVLDLGTGTGDLAFAAAEAIGHGGKVIGLDFSGEMLRLAMQKKRKHSSGGKTFYIQGTALAPPFADSTFDAVMTAFVLRNVADLRLFFRQAYRLLKPGGRLVTMDMFPPSCVPFAFFYDLYFHRLMPWIGARLAHDREAYRYLSASVKGFDSPETIAAMIGQAGFENVATRKFLNGAVCLHVGDRPAKG, from the coding sequence ATGTCTTCATCCGAGCGCCCGCGCGCAGAGCACGTCCGAGGAATATTCGACCGCATCGCGGGCCGATACGATCTCCTCAACCGGGTCATCAGCTTTCATCTCGATACCTATTGGAGAAAGAAAGGCGCGGCCGCGGCGCTCAGCGGCGGCGCGCGGCGGGTTCTCGACCTAGGGACGGGCACCGGCGATCTCGCATTCGCCGCAGCCGAAGCAATCGGCCATGGCGGCAAGGTCATCGGTCTCGATTTTTCCGGCGAGATGCTCCGTCTGGCGATGCAGAAAAAGCGCAAGCACTCGAGCGGGGGAAAAACTTTCTACATCCAGGGAACGGCGTTGGCCCCTCCCTTCGCGGACAGCACGTTCGATGCGGTCATGACCGCGTTCGTCCTGCGCAACGTCGCCGATCTCCGGCTCTTCTTCCGCCAAGCCTATCGCCTTCTGAAGCCGGGCGGGCGGCTCGTGACGATGGACATGTTTCCGCCGTCTTGCGTCCCGTTTGCTTTTTTCTACGATCTATATTTTCACCGTTTGATGCCGTGGATCGGCGCGCGCCTGGCTCACGATCGCGAGGCCTACCGCTATCTTTCCGCTTCGGTGAAAGGATTCGATTCCCCGGAAACCATCGCCGCGATGATCGGGCAGGCCGGATTCGAGAACGTTGCGACGCGGAAGTTTTTAAACGGCGCGGTCTGCCTGCACGTCGGCGACAGGCCGGCAAAAGGTTGA
- a CDS encoding uroporphyrinogen-III synthase, producing MQTNSQAGLEGLKVVSFESRRCREMAALIRNYGGEPIVAPSMRELPLEQNTAALEFMRDLQAGKVDLVIFLTGVGARTLIEAVSSVYSRDELAKSLGGAVLVARGPKPVAALKEIGLNPQIAVPEPNTWREILTALAKIGDLKGKRVAVQEYGITRPELLGGIKALGAEVFSVPVYRWALPEDTGPLRSAAREITAGRADVALFTNATQVDHLFKIAADDGLDRGLRSALPQVVIASIGPVCSEALRHFGLTADIEPEHPKMGHLIAAVANRARSLLAAKRAARKSS from the coding sequence ATGCAGACCAACTCACAAGCCGGCCTTGAAGGGCTGAAGGTCGTTTCTTTCGAGAGCCGCAGATGCCGCGAGATGGCGGCGCTGATCCGCAACTACGGCGGCGAGCCGATCGTGGCGCCTTCGATGCGCGAGCTTCCCTTGGAACAGAATACGGCCGCGCTGGAGTTCATGCGCGACCTTCAGGCCGGAAAGGTCGATCTCGTGATCTTTCTCACCGGCGTCGGCGCGCGCACCTTGATCGAAGCCGTTTCTTCCGTTTATTCCCGCGACGAGCTGGCAAAGTCTCTCGGCGGCGCAGTGCTTGTCGCCCGCGGCCCAAAGCCGGTTGCGGCGTTGAAGGAGATCGGTCTCAATCCTCAAATCGCGGTGCCCGAGCCCAACACCTGGAGAGAGATTTTAACGGCGCTGGCTAAAATAGGAGACTTGAAAGGCAAGCGAGTCGCCGTGCAGGAGTACGGCATCACCCGGCCTGAGTTGCTGGGTGGGATCAAAGCGCTCGGCGCCGAAGTCTTTTCCGTCCCGGTCTATCGCTGGGCGCTGCCCGAAGACACGGGCCCCTTGCGATCGGCCGCGCGCGAGATCACCGCGGGCCGCGCGGATGTCGCGCTCTTCACCAACGCGACCCAAGTCGATCATCTCTTCAAGATCGCCGCCGATGACGGGCTGGATCGCGGACTCCGCAGCGCTCTACCGCAGGTCGTGATCGCTTCGATCGGGCCGGTGTGCAGCGAAGCGCTGCGACACTTCGGGCTCACGGCCGACATCGAGCCCGAGCATCCAAAGATGGGGCATCTCATCGCCGCGGTCGCGAACCGCGCGCGGAGCCTATTGGCGGCGAAGCGAGCGGCGCGGAAAAGTTCTTAA
- the cobA gene encoding uroporphyrinogen-III C-methyltransferase produces MELEKVYLVGAGPGDPGLLTVRGLDLLRGADVIIYDRLVNPALLEEARAATLRIFAGKETGFHSLPQAEINDLMIAHARRGLRVVRLKGGDPFVFGRGGEEAEALAAAGIPFEVVPGVSSAIAVPAYAGIPLTHRELSSSFAVITGHEASKGACKDGAKIDWAGLATVVDTLVILMGLKNLPHIVSELVAHGRSADTPAAAIRWGTTGKQQVVEGALSDIVEKAGRLGPPVVIVVGNVVELRNRLQWFFPHTGAARAAKSLQDADQLTSRP; encoded by the coding sequence ATGGAGCTTGAAAAAGTATATCTCGTCGGCGCCGGTCCGGGAGATCCGGGGCTGCTCACGGTGCGCGGCCTCGACCTGCTGCGCGGCGCCGATGTGATCATTTACGATCGCCTGGTAAATCCGGCGCTGCTGGAAGAGGCGCGCGCCGCTACGCTGAGAATTTTCGCCGGCAAGGAAACGGGATTTCACAGCCTGCCGCAAGCGGAGATCAACGATCTCATGATCGCGCACGCGCGCCGCGGGCTCCGGGTGGTTCGGCTCAAGGGCGGCGACCCGTTCGTATTCGGCCGCGGCGGAGAAGAGGCCGAGGCGCTCGCGGCCGCGGGCATTCCCTTCGAGGTCGTGCCCGGCGTGAGCTCGGCGATAGCGGTTCCGGCCTACGCGGGCATACCGTTGACGCATCGCGAGCTTTCGTCTTCGTTCGCGGTCATCACCGGCCACGAAGCGTCTAAGGGCGCCTGCAAGGACGGCGCGAAAATAGACTGGGCGGGATTGGCGACCGTGGTCGATACGCTGGTGATATTGATGGGTCTCAAAAACCTGCCGCATATAGTTTCCGAGCTTGTCGCCCACGGCCGCTCGGCCGATACGCCCGCGGCGGCGATTCGCTGGGGCACGACCGGGAAGCAGCAGGTCGTCGAGGGCGCGCTTTCCGATATCGTCGAGAAAGCCGGGCGCCTCGGTCCTCCGGTGGTGATCGTCGTGGGAAACGTCGTGGAGCTGAGGAACCGGCTCCAATGGTTTTTCCCGCACACGGGCGCCGCGCGGGCCGCAAAATCCCTCCAAGATGCAGACCAACTCACAAGCCGGCCTTGA
- a CDS encoding bifunctional precorrin-2 dehydrogenase/sirohydrochlorin ferrochelatase: MGYYPIFLDLQGRPCIVVGGGPVAERKVEKLLESGAEVTLVSPTVTDRLHAWSGVQKICHKARVYHHGDLAPFQLAFAAADDAAVNAAVKREGEERGVWVNVVDDPAQCDFILPSVLRRGELVVAVATGGSSPALARAVREELERYFTEDYAILSEIVAEVRRELRERGISAPPEIWCRALNGSLRSLVQARDIEGAKRYLREQVSA; the protein is encoded by the coding sequence ATGGGATATTATCCGATCTTCCTGGATCTCCAAGGGCGGCCTTGTATCGTGGTCGGCGGCGGGCCCGTGGCCGAGCGCAAGGTAGAAAAACTGCTCGAGTCCGGCGCCGAGGTGACGCTCGTCAGTCCTACCGTAACCGACCGGCTTCACGCCTGGTCCGGGGTCCAAAAAATTTGTCACAAAGCAAGAGTCTACCACCACGGCGACCTGGCGCCGTTTCAACTGGCGTTCGCCGCCGCGGACGATGCCGCCGTGAACGCCGCGGTCAAGCGGGAAGGAGAGGAGCGCGGGGTCTGGGTAAACGTTGTCGACGATCCGGCGCAGTGCGATTTTATTCTTCCCTCGGTGCTCAGGCGCGGCGAACTGGTGGTGGCGGTGGCGACCGGCGGCTCCAGTCCGGCCCTCGCGCGCGCCGTCAGGGAAGAGCTGGAGCGGTACTTCACCGAAGATTACGCGATCCTTTCCGAGATCGTCGCAGAGGTGCGGCGCGAGCTCCGCGAGCGGGGAATAAGCGCGCCGCCGGAAATTTGGTGCCGGGCGTTGAACGGCAGCTTGCGCAGCCTGGTTCAGGCAAGAGACATCGAAGGCGCGAAACGTTATCTCCGCGAACAGGTGAGCGCTTAG